A part of Paenibacillus donghaensis genomic DNA contains:
- the ssuE gene encoding NADPH-dependent FMN reductase: MAKIVVINGTPSLVSRINAVIEYAEADLSGRGFEVERINVAELPPEDLIHTKFESEHIVKANGLVAEADAVIVVSPVYKASYTGVLKTFLDLIPQKGLAGKIILPLFMGGSLAHLLTIDYALKPVLSALGARHILGGVYTVDSQVVRGDQGEVAIAEELKLRLNSVLEELAEETAHKAARKEQL, translated from the coding sequence GTGGCCAAAATTGTTGTAATCAACGGAACACCATCCCTGGTGTCACGAATCAATGCCGTTATTGAATATGCAGAGGCCGATCTGAGCGGCCGCGGGTTTGAAGTGGAACGGATTAATGTCGCGGAGCTGCCGCCGGAGGATCTGATTCACACCAAATTCGAGAGTGAACATATCGTCAAGGCGAACGGCCTGGTGGCCGAAGCTGATGCGGTTATCGTGGTTAGTCCGGTGTACAAGGCCTCTTATACCGGAGTGCTGAAGACATTTCTTGATCTAATCCCACAAAAAGGTCTGGCCGGAAAAATCATACTCCCACTCTTTATGGGCGGCAGTCTGGCACATTTGCTGACGATTGATTATGCGCTGAAGCCGGTGCTGTCCGCGCTGGGCGCGCGTCATATTCTCGGCGGCGTCTACACCGTGGACTCCCAGGTGGTGCGGGGCGATCAAGGCGAAGTTGCCATCGCAGAAGAGCTGAAGCTGCGGCTGAACAGCGTGCTGGAGGAGCTGGCGGAAGAAACCGCCCATAAAGCGGCCCGCAAGGAGCAGCTGTAA
- the tnpC gene encoding IS66 family transposase, which translates to MKRKPQNNRTPGGKKGAPKGHPGQTLKFSSTPDETLTHPLTVCPDCQTSLADVPSATYQSRQVFEMPEPRIHITEHRVEQKRCPCCHKKQQASFPEGVRAYVQYGPRLTAFSAYLHGYQLLPLARLSELLHVLTGCKPSERTLLGQIEATSGTLSPYIEQIREAVLGSPVIHSDETGARVQQKEKWVHVNSTPEWTLLGVATSRGSEGMKTLRVLDTYQGTVVHDCYGSYFKQDTFAFDHALCNAHLMRECKGIALYDKQKWASEMLDFLKGSWQMEEQARLTNRRLSQETIRQLEERYDEILGQSQEELANVPIPAKTGPRGRKSNSKAGNLAARFIKHKEAMLKFLHNPEVPFDNNQAERDLRMVVVKQKISGCFRTSDSPEWFAAIRSFISTLTKQGRPVLASLVQASSGSFSFTPDEGPK; encoded by the coding sequence TTGAAGCGCAAACCACAGAACAACCGCACGCCGGGAGGGAAAAAAGGAGCGCCCAAAGGACATCCCGGACAGACCCTGAAGTTCTCTTCCACACCAGATGAAACGCTCACTCATCCCTTGACGGTATGCCCGGACTGCCAAACGTCTTTAGCAGACGTCCCCTCTGCCACCTACCAGTCGCGGCAGGTCTTTGAGATGCCAGAGCCGAGAATCCATATCACGGAGCATCGGGTGGAGCAAAAGCGCTGTCCTTGCTGCCACAAGAAGCAACAGGCGTCTTTTCCAGAGGGCGTGCGGGCGTATGTTCAATATGGCCCCCGGCTGACGGCTTTTTCGGCCTATCTGCATGGATACCAGTTGTTACCGCTCGCTCGTTTAAGCGAGCTCTTGCATGTCCTGACGGGATGCAAACCGAGTGAGAGGACCCTGCTGGGACAGATTGAAGCCACGTCCGGGACGTTGTCACCCTATATCGAGCAGATTCGGGAAGCCGTGCTGGGAAGCCCCGTCATTCATTCGGATGAAACGGGCGCCCGAGTCCAGCAGAAGGAGAAATGGGTCCATGTCAACAGCACCCCCGAATGGACGCTCCTGGGCGTAGCCACCAGCCGAGGAAGCGAAGGCATGAAAACCCTCCGGGTGCTGGATACGTATCAGGGAACGGTGGTTCATGACTGCTACGGCTCTTATTTCAAGCAAGACACCTTTGCCTTTGACCATGCCTTGTGCAATGCCCACCTGATGCGGGAATGCAAGGGAATTGCCTTGTACGACAAGCAGAAGTGGGCGAGCGAGATGCTGGATTTCCTTAAGGGAAGCTGGCAAATGGAAGAACAGGCGCGTCTGACGAATCGCCGGCTCAGCCAAGAAACGATCCGCCAGCTGGAAGAGCGCTACGACGAGATCCTGGGGCAGAGTCAGGAGGAACTGGCGAACGTCCCGATCCCGGCCAAGACGGGTCCGCGAGGACGCAAGAGCAACAGTAAGGCGGGCAATCTAGCCGCTCGCTTCATAAAACACAAGGAAGCGATGCTAAAGTTCTTGCACAACCCCGAGGTTCCGTTTGACAACAACCAAGCCGAGCGCGATTTACGCATGGTGGTCGTCAAACAAAAAATCTCTGGCTGCTTCCGTACCTCCGATTCTCCCGAGTGGTTTGCGGCCATCCGCAGTTTCATCTCTACCTTGACCAAGCAAGGACGTCCCGTTCTGGCTAGCTTAGTGCAGGCTTCTTCCGGCTCATTTTCCTTTACTCCTGATGAGGGTCCTAAGTAG
- a CDS encoding ribonucleotide-diphosphate reductase subunit beta: protein MQLQKIFNTEAPNQSTRIIDGECSGILNWNDIRMPHMYKLYKVLLLNHWIADEIPMSKDAQQFPQLDAEEQRVFKINISLLAVLDSMQTMFVGDVKRYFTDSSLEAISAIIGQQEVVHNQSYSYVLSSIVSDSEQKEIFEYWKKDPVLLERNQFISDIYQEFRDNPTHQTFFHALVADLILEGIFFYSTFAFFYNLARDQKMMSTSQMISYIQRDENQHCYFFAEVFKQLLADFPELNTPENMDYVYRTIDRAVELETNWAHYTLTNVRGIDLNELSDYIKYTANKRLTLMGMEKAYAGVDVNCMPWIKPFSDDALNSTKTDFFEAKSRNYGKVGDDNGFDDL from the coding sequence ATGCAACTGCAAAAGATTTTTAATACGGAGGCCCCCAACCAGTCCACCCGCATCATCGACGGGGAGTGCTCGGGGATACTCAACTGGAACGATATCCGCATGCCGCATATGTACAAGCTGTACAAGGTGCTGCTGCTGAACCACTGGATCGCCGATGAGATCCCGATGTCCAAGGATGCCCAGCAGTTCCCGCAGCTGGACGCGGAGGAGCAGCGTGTGTTCAAAATCAACATTTCGCTGCTGGCGGTGCTGGATTCGATGCAGACGATGTTCGTCGGCGACGTGAAACGTTATTTCACCGACTCCTCGCTGGAGGCCATCTCGGCGATTATCGGACAGCAGGAGGTTGTGCACAACCAGTCCTATTCGTATGTGCTCTCTTCGATCGTATCGGACAGCGAGCAGAAGGAGATTTTTGAATACTGGAAGAAGGACCCGGTGCTGCTGGAACGCAACCAGTTCATCTCCGACATCTATCAGGAGTTCCGCGACAACCCGACGCATCAGACGTTTTTCCATGCGCTGGTGGCCGATCTGATCCTGGAAGGAATCTTCTTCTACAGTACGTTTGCCTTCTTCTACAACCTGGCCCGCGACCAGAAGATGATGTCAACCAGCCAGATGATCTCCTATATCCAGCGTGACGAGAACCAGCATTGCTACTTCTTCGCCGAGGTATTCAAGCAGCTGCTGGCCGATTTCCCGGAGCTGAACACGCCGGAGAACATGGATTACGTGTACCGTACCATTGACCGCGCCGTGGAGCTGGAAACCAACTGGGCGCATTACACGCTCACCAACGTGCGCGGCATCGACCTGAATGAACTGAGTGACTACATCAAATACACCGCCAACAAACGCCTGACGCTGATGGGAATGGAGAAAGCCTACGCTGGTGTGGACGTCAACTGCATGCCTTGGATCAAGCCGTTCTCCGATGATGCGCTCAATTCGACCAAAACCGACTTCTTCGAAGCCAAGTCCCGCAACTACGGCAAGGTCGGCGACGATAACGGGTTCGACGATTTGTAG
- a CDS encoding ribonucleoside-diphosphate reductase subunit alpha: MPQLVVKPDNRQLAFDEIRLSVYADRVLSGLDQLSKETLLRGVNSKLRRDEVSGEEISTAFTMSALELVTKEEPDWKFAAARSLLTNLYKKAAVNRRYKAYPDEPYGELYPLIADMVKKGIYREELLTHYTKEQIAELGGCIDYTRDLLFDYIGLLTLSDRYLAHDFDGRVMELPQERYMVIAMYLMHTEPEARRMELVKEAYWAMSNIYMTAATPTMSNAGKKVAGQLSSCFIDTVDDSLEGIFDSNTDVARLSKMGGGIGVYLGKIRARGSDIRGHKNTSSGVIPWIRQLNNTAVSVDQLGTRKGAVAVYLDVFHKDILAFLDLKLNNGDERMRAHDVFHGVCLPDLFMEAVESRGHWSLFCPHEVKKVMGWKDASGRPLGLEDYYDAELGNGEFRNKYAEAVANLELSRITVPAIDIMKRIMKSQLETGTPYMFYRDTVNRANPNRHQGMVFSSNLCTEIMQNQSATVIESEELVTKDGQTRIIISKVPGDFVVCNLNSIHLARAIPAGVLERLVPIQVRMLDNVIDINNIEVLQAQYTNSQYRAVGLGTFGLHHLLALKGIRWESEEAVEYNNHLYEHINYLLIRSSMELAREKGKYPKFAGSDWENGSYFTSRGYTSGEQEGKYVTAEQWRQLQQEVAEDGVRNAWLFAIAPNGSTSIIAGSTASIDPLYELLSYEEKTTYKIANPAPDLSEKTIWYYKTAFMIDQNWSIRMASARQRHVDQGQSFNLYVRPDIKATEFLELHLHAWKGGLKSTYYVRSRALTIEECDSCAS; encoded by the coding sequence ATGCCACAACTCGTAGTGAAACCCGACAACCGCCAGCTGGCCTTTGATGAAATCCGCCTCTCCGTGTACGCCGACCGTGTCCTCTCCGGCCTTGATCAGCTAAGCAAGGAAACCCTGCTGCGCGGGGTGAATTCCAAGCTGCGCCGCGACGAGGTCAGCGGAGAAGAGATCAGCACCGCTTTTACGATGAGTGCCCTGGAGCTGGTTACCAAGGAGGAACCCGACTGGAAGTTCGCCGCTGCGCGTTCCCTTCTGACGAATCTATATAAGAAAGCCGCCGTCAACCGCCGTTACAAAGCTTATCCCGACGAGCCATACGGTGAGCTGTACCCGCTGATTGCCGATATGGTCAAGAAAGGCATCTACCGCGAGGAGTTGCTGACCCACTACACCAAAGAGCAGATCGCCGAACTGGGCGGCTGCATTGACTATACCCGTGACCTGCTGTTCGATTACATCGGTCTGCTTACGTTGTCCGACCGCTACCTGGCCCATGATTTCGATGGCCGTGTGATGGAGCTTCCGCAGGAGCGTTACATGGTGATTGCGATGTATCTGATGCACACCGAGCCTGAAGCACGGCGGATGGAGCTGGTGAAGGAAGCCTACTGGGCAATGAGCAACATCTATATGACCGCAGCCACACCAACCATGTCTAATGCAGGTAAAAAAGTCGCCGGACAGCTGTCCAGCTGCTTCATTGATACGGTCGACGACTCGCTGGAGGGTATCTTCGACTCCAACACCGACGTAGCCCGCCTGAGCAAGATGGGTGGCGGCATCGGCGTCTATCTCGGCAAAATCCGGGCCCGCGGCTCCGATATCCGCGGCCACAAGAATACCAGCTCCGGCGTCATCCCGTGGATTCGCCAGCTGAACAATACCGCGGTCAGCGTGGATCAGCTGGGCACGCGCAAAGGCGCTGTCGCGGTCTACCTCGACGTGTTCCACAAGGATATTCTCGCCTTCCTCGACCTTAAGCTGAACAACGGCGACGAGCGGATGCGCGCCCATGACGTCTTCCACGGCGTCTGCCTGCCGGACCTGTTCATGGAGGCCGTGGAATCGCGCGGCCACTGGAGCCTCTTCTGCCCGCATGAAGTCAAGAAGGTCATGGGCTGGAAGGACGCGAGTGGCCGTCCGCTGGGCCTGGAGGATTATTATGACGCTGAGCTTGGCAACGGGGAGTTCCGCAATAAGTATGCGGAAGCCGTAGCCAATCTGGAGCTGTCGCGGATCACAGTTCCGGCGATTGATATCATGAAACGGATTATGAAATCGCAGCTGGAGACAGGAACGCCTTATATGTTCTACCGCGATACGGTTAACCGCGCCAACCCGAACCGCCATCAGGGAATGGTCTTCTCCTCCAACCTCTGCACGGAAATTATGCAGAATCAATCAGCTACCGTGATTGAGAGTGAGGAACTGGTTACGAAGGATGGCCAGACACGCATCATCATCTCCAAGGTGCCCGGCGATTTCGTTGTCTGCAACCTGAATTCGATTCACCTGGCCCGCGCTATTCCCGCCGGTGTGCTGGAGCGTCTGGTGCCGATCCAGGTCCGTATGCTGGACAACGTCATCGACATCAACAATATCGAAGTGCTGCAGGCGCAGTACACGAACAGCCAGTACCGCGCAGTCGGTCTCGGCACGTTCGGCCTGCATCATCTGCTGGCGCTCAAAGGCATTCGCTGGGAGTCCGAGGAAGCGGTGGAATACAACAACCACCTGTATGAGCACATCAACTACCTGCTCATCCGCTCCAGCATGGAGCTGGCCCGCGAGAAGGGCAAGTATCCGAAATTCGCCGGCTCCGATTGGGAGAACGGCAGCTATTTCACTTCACGCGGCTACACCAGCGGAGAACAGGAAGGCAAATATGTAACAGCTGAGCAATGGCGCCAGCTGCAGCAGGAAGTCGCCGAGGATGGCGTGCGCAACGCCTGGCTGTTCGCGATTGCACCCAACGGCTCGACCTCGATCATTGCCGGCTCTACAGCGAGCATTGATCCGCTGTATGAATTGCTCTCCTATGAAGAGAAGACAACCTATAAGATCGCCAATCCTGCCCCGGATCTGTCCGAGAAGACGATCTGGTATTATAAAACGGCCTTTATGATTGACCAGAACTGGTCGATCCGCATGGCCTCTGCCCGCCAGCGCCACGTGGACCAGGGCCAGAGCTTCAACCTGTACGTGCGTCCGGACATCAAGGCTACCGAATTTCTGGAGCTGCACCTGCACGCCTGGAAGGGCGGACTGAAGTCGACGTATTATGTACGGAGCCGGGCTTTAACGATAGAAGAATGTGATTCCTGCGCCAGCTGA
- the nrdG gene encoding anaerobic ribonucleoside-triphosphate reductase activating protein, with translation MNICGYYPESINEGEGLRAVVFISGCRHRCPECFNPATWNFNYGEVFTLERQREIITEIAANPLLDGLTLAGGDPFFSAEETVEFIHELRTALPGFPIWIYSGYTYEEITAVPGSPEGKLLAECQVLIDGRFVQNLKDTTLHYRGSSNQRIIDIPASIACHEVIHWQPSAL, from the coding sequence ATGAACATCTGCGGTTATTATCCGGAATCCATTAATGAGGGCGAAGGCCTCCGGGCCGTCGTCTTCATCAGTGGTTGCCGCCACCGCTGCCCAGAGTGCTTCAACCCGGCAACCTGGAACTTCAACTATGGTGAAGTGTTCACCCTGGAGCGCCAGCGGGAGATCATCACCGAAATAGCTGCCAATCCCCTGCTGGACGGGCTGACCCTGGCCGGCGGTGACCCTTTTTTCTCGGCAGAGGAGACGGTAGAGTTCATTCATGAGCTGCGTACCGCGCTGCCGGGCTTCCCGATCTGGATTTACAGCGGCTACACCTATGAAGAGATTACCGCCGTTCCCGGCTCGCCCGAAGGGAAGCTGCTGGCTGAGTGCCAGGTGCTGATCGACGGACGTTTCGTACAAAACTTGAAGGATACCACCCTGCATTACCGGGGAAGCAGCAACCAGCGTATTATTGATATTCCAGCCAGCATAGCCTGCCATGAAGTCATTCATTGGCAGCCTTCTGCGCTGTGA
- a CDS encoding anaerobic ribonucleoside triphosphate reductase, producing MTLLEKRLGDTKNVQEVLLEEVIELGRGIIDSTDLDMLRENANLNGESFSGKMSKFGSEYSKWYARNFTMPPQLVQATLDNVVYVHDLDQYAIGTTNCIFIPFERLLREGFNTGNGSVRPPNSIMTAMSLVAIIFQSQQNAQYGGVSANKLDYDLAPYVTKSFAKLFRKGLDYFEEGQVHDVTGEISMSRSDLAEQYPRAFRYALKETESETLQAAESMIHNLNTMSSRSGGQIPFTSINYGTCTSPEGQMVISSLLSATMNGLGSGETPVFPIQIFKCKEGINQRQGDANYELFLKAAECSARRLYPNFANLDAPLNIQYYDPSDPDTEFATMGCRTRVLGDRFGRNHCSGKGNLSFNTLNLVRLGLAHGTITGRRSTADEDGFYEDLNYYMDIALEGLLHRFRIQAAQKAKASDFMMREGVWEGGEQLAPEDSVGELLKHGSLSIGFIGMAECMKAMYGKHHGEDDSIHAKAVAIVRHMREYCDRKSEELDLNITLFATPAEGLSGKFTKVDRKLLGSIPGVTDREYYTNSFHIPVYYDLPAARKISLEASFHEHCNAGAISYVELNGNARSNPAAFVKIIKYALEQQISYFSINHPIDRCSACGHEGVIGSHCPSCGADENKVHIRRLRRVTGYLTGDYQTRFNAAKQAEVRDRVKHL from the coding sequence ATGACGTTGCTGGAGAAACGGTTAGGCGATACGAAGAATGTACAGGAAGTTCTATTGGAGGAAGTTATTGAGCTGGGACGCGGTATTATCGACAGTACGGATCTGGATATGCTGCGTGAGAACGCCAATTTGAACGGGGAAAGCTTCTCCGGTAAAATGAGCAAGTTCGGCAGTGAATACTCCAAATGGTATGCACGCAACTTCACCATGCCTCCACAGCTGGTGCAGGCGACACTCGATAATGTCGTTTATGTACATGACCTGGATCAGTACGCCATCGGAACGACCAACTGCATCTTTATACCGTTTGAGCGTCTGCTCCGTGAAGGCTTCAACACCGGCAATGGCAGCGTCCGGCCTCCGAACTCGATCATGACCGCCATGTCGCTGGTGGCGATTATTTTTCAGTCCCAGCAGAATGCACAATACGGCGGCGTATCGGCCAATAAGCTTGACTATGATCTGGCGCCGTATGTTACTAAATCCTTCGCCAAGCTGTTCCGCAAGGGTCTCGACTACTTCGAAGAAGGACAAGTCCATGACGTGACGGGCGAGATCTCCATGAGCCGCAGCGATCTGGCGGAGCAATATCCGCGTGCCTTCCGCTATGCACTGAAGGAAACGGAAAGTGAAACGCTTCAGGCAGCGGAGAGCATGATACATAACCTGAATACGATGTCCAGCCGGTCCGGTGGACAGATTCCGTTCACCAGCATCAACTACGGCACCTGCACCTCACCCGAAGGGCAGATGGTGATCAGCTCCCTGCTGAGCGCAACCATGAACGGGCTGGGCAGCGGCGAGACGCCGGTGTTCCCGATTCAGATCTTCAAGTGCAAGGAAGGGATCAACCAAAGACAAGGCGATGCCAACTATGAGCTGTTCCTGAAAGCAGCAGAATGCTCTGCGCGTAGACTCTATCCCAACTTCGCCAATCTGGACGCTCCGCTGAATATCCAGTATTATGATCCAAGTGATCCCGATACGGAATTCGCCACTATGGGCTGCCGCACCCGCGTGCTGGGCGACCGCTTCGGCCGCAACCACTGCTCAGGCAAAGGCAACCTGTCCTTCAATACGCTGAATCTGGTGCGTCTCGGGCTGGCCCACGGCACAATTACCGGCCGCCGCAGCACTGCCGACGAAGACGGCTTCTATGAGGACCTGAATTATTATATGGACATTGCCCTGGAAGGTCTGCTTCACCGCTTCCGCATCCAGGCGGCACAGAAAGCCAAAGCCTCCGACTTCATGATGCGCGAAGGTGTCTGGGAAGGCGGCGAGCAGTTAGCCCCTGAGGACAGCGTCGGCGAACTGCTGAAGCACGGCAGCCTCTCCATCGGCTTCATTGGGATGGCCGAATGCATGAAAGCCATGTACGGCAAGCATCATGGCGAGGATGACAGCATCCATGCCAAGGCCGTAGCCATCGTGCGCCATATGCGCGAATACTGCGACCGCAAGAGCGAAGAGCTGGATCTGAACATTACGCTGTTCGCCACTCCGGCTGAAGGCTTGTCCGGCAAGTTCACCAAGGTGGACCGTAAGCTGCTTGGCTCCATTCCGGGTGTAACGGACCGTGAATATTATACGAACTCTTTTCATATCCCGGTCTATTATGACCTCCCTGCAGCCCGCAAGATCAGCCTGGAAGCTTCGTTCCATGAGCATTGCAACGCAGGCGCTATTTCTTATGTTGAATTAAACGGCAATGCCCGCAGCAATCCGGCTGCTTTTGTCAAAATCATTAAGTATGCCCTGGAGCAGCAGATCAGCTACTTCAGCATCAATCACCCCATCGACCGCTGCTCGGCCTGCGGACATGAAGGTGTCATCGGCAGCCACTGCCCTTCCTGCGGAGCGGACGAGAACAAGGTTCATATCCGCCGCCTGCGCCGGGTAACCGGTTATCTGACCGGGGATTACCAGACCCGCTTCAATGCCGCCAAGCAGGCTGAGGTGCGGGACCGGGTCAAACATCTATGA
- a CDS encoding MTH1187 family thiamine-binding protein has translation MAIAEVTVIPIGTGSTSLSSYVADMQRVLKTIEGITYELTSMGTIIEGPLPRILAAAEALHESPFTAGAQRVSTSLKIDDRRDKPSTSRGKLEAVERKLRED, from the coding sequence ATGGCGATTGCTGAAGTTACGGTTATACCGATTGGAACGGGCAGCACCAGTCTAAGCAGCTATGTTGCCGATATGCAGCGGGTGCTGAAGACCATAGAAGGAATTACGTATGAGCTTACGTCGATGGGTACCATAATCGAAGGGCCGCTCCCGCGTATCCTGGCCGCCGCTGAGGCGCTCCATGAATCTCCGTTCACCGCCGGTGCGCAGCGCGTATCGACCTCGCTGAAGATTGATGACCGCCGGGACAAACCGTCCACCAGCCGCGGGAAGCTGGAAGCGGTGGAACGTAAGCTGAGGGAGGACTAG
- a CDS encoding beta-ketoacyl synthase N-terminal-like domain-containing protein, which yields MEQRIVITGFGIKVPGGDDHEDYLQHLLSGSYHFTATDHLTPHGETLLLGEVTGGLGELDQKQYRTLPRTSKLAIATTIEALAMAGLDPGGWTGGRVFFSGLQWGHYASGRDDRILRQ from the coding sequence ATGGAACAGCGGATAGTAATCACTGGGTTCGGGATCAAGGTCCCGGGTGGGGACGACCATGAGGACTATTTACAGCATCTGCTGAGCGGAAGCTATCATTTTACCGCCACAGACCATCTGACTCCCCATGGAGAGACTCTGCTGCTGGGAGAAGTTACAGGAGGCCTGGGAGAATTGGATCAGAAGCAGTACCGGACGCTTCCCCGCACCTCCAAGCTGGCAATAGCTACTACTATAGAAGCGCTTGCGATGGCCGGTCTGGACCCTGGGGGGTGGACCGGCGGACGGGTGTTTTTTTCGGGACTACAATGGGGGCACTACGCCTCTGGAAGAGATGATCGAATACTCCGCCAATGA
- a CDS encoding beta-ketoacyl-[acyl-carrier-protein] synthase family protein, which produces MIEYSANDRFREMPVYCCGLVHYHSLASSISSFFQLKGISKTLTTGCTAGIEAMEDAMMYLRAGRIHQAIVGSSDSSNNKVTIFGFGKIRGLPFNQSVEQAGSPFSKRSKGFILSEGAATLILETEEHARSRGAVIYGVVDEVCSNNDAESINGQDKHGENMKLAAEAVLQGRTPDYYNSQALGYASNDEIEAKLSADFFADKVPVTSIKGLIGHPFSTSGLAQIIATLLGFQHEFIPKTIRTDQYGYEQVPLILDTIHKATNEVLVTSHGYGGNNACVYLTRE; this is translated from the coding sequence ATGATCGAATACTCCGCCAATGACAGATTCCGCGAGATGCCGGTGTATTGCTGCGGACTGGTGCATTATCATAGTCTGGCTTCCTCGATTTCAAGCTTTTTTCAGCTAAAAGGAATCAGCAAGACACTGACGACCGGCTGCACTGCCGGGATCGAAGCGATGGAGGACGCCATGATGTATCTGCGCGCCGGCCGCATACATCAGGCCATTGTAGGCTCCTCGGACAGCAGCAATAACAAGGTGACGATCTTTGGCTTCGGCAAAATCCGCGGGCTGCCCTTTAACCAAAGCGTGGAGCAGGCCGGATCGCCGTTCAGCAAGCGCAGCAAAGGGTTTATTCTGTCGGAAGGTGCGGCGACCCTGATTCTGGAAACCGAGGAGCATGCGCGTTCGCGCGGGGCGGTGATCTATGGCGTGGTCGATGAAGTGTGCTCCAATAATGATGCCGAATCCATCAATGGCCAGGACAAGCACGGCGAGAACATGAAGCTGGCGGCAGAGGCCGTGCTGCAGGGCAGAACCCCTGACTATTACAACAGCCAGGCTCTGGGTTATGCTTCCAATGATGAGATTGAAGCGAAACTCTCGGCAGATTTTTTTGCGGACAAGGTTCCGGTAACCTCCATTAAAGGTCTGATCGGTCATCCCTTCAGCACCAGCGGGTTAGCTCAGATCATCGCCACCTTGCTGGGCTTTCAGCATGAATTTATCCCCAAGACGATCCGAACCGATCAATATGGCTACGAGCAGGTTCCCCTCATCCTAGATACTATACATAAAGCAACAAATGAAGTGCTGGTGACCAGCCACGGTTACGGCGGCAACAATGCCTGTGTGTACCTGACGCGGGAGTAG
- a CDS encoding tyrosine-type recombinase/integrase, producing MRGHIAQKGKKYYIVIETKHEVTNKRVRKWISGPDGGFDRKKDAERAMPDILSAFQKGKYVEPTKKTFGEIMEKWLEDKRTVVKHNTWKSYEWLVTTHIVPALGNKKAISLKPQDFHDLYHKTLLPKLATGSIKKAHVLIMDALNRAVVWGEINQNVAMAVSLPQSKKVKFEVWDEQQLNLFLEYAAQDQYHVAFELAASTGMRQSEILAVRRKDVDLNRNMLSVRQAYTLAEVGHDFDDTKNESSLRSIALFKNTVNMLRDHYVRIDELSKDNPLYHDSGLVVQSGVGSPLNPRNLMRNYYLIIEKIQKEQQQLKDAGQPYIDFPRIRFHDLRHTHATLLLKAGIHPKIVQERLGHSSINVTLDTYSHVLPNLQEAVLRNIGDSITGDRKPVLAPVLVEESTPNDTLVE from the coding sequence ATGAGAGGGCATATTGCACAAAAAGGAAAAAAATATTATATCGTGATCGAGACTAAACATGAGGTGACTAACAAGAGGGTGCGCAAATGGATTTCAGGACCGGATGGCGGCTTTGACAGAAAAAAGGATGCCGAAAGAGCTATGCCGGATATTTTAAGTGCCTTTCAAAAGGGGAAATACGTTGAGCCAACCAAGAAAACGTTCGGAGAGATTATGGAGAAATGGCTTGAAGATAAACGAACAGTAGTCAAACATAATACCTGGAAATCCTATGAATGGCTTGTGACTACTCATATTGTTCCGGCTCTCGGTAATAAAAAGGCTATTAGCCTAAAACCCCAGGACTTCCATGATCTATATCACAAGACATTGCTACCCAAACTAGCGACAGGATCTATCAAAAAAGCTCATGTGTTAATCATGGATGCGCTGAACAGAGCAGTAGTATGGGGAGAAATTAACCAGAACGTTGCCATGGCAGTCAGCCTGCCGCAGAGCAAGAAGGTTAAATTTGAAGTGTGGGATGAACAACAACTCAATCTTTTTCTGGAATATGCAGCTCAGGATCAGTATCATGTTGCATTCGAACTGGCCGCATCAACCGGAATGCGCCAAAGTGAAATTCTTGCGGTCAGACGCAAGGATGTAGACTTGAACAGGAATATGCTATCCGTACGTCAAGCTTATACGCTGGCTGAAGTTGGACATGACTTCGATGATACCAAAAATGAGAGCAGTCTGCGCTCCATAGCGCTATTCAAAAATACAGTCAACATGCTACGGGATCATTATGTCCGAATTGATGAATTATCGAAAGATAATCCCCTATACCATGACAGTGGGCTTGTGGTTCAGAGTGGTGTGGGCTCACCTCTCAATCCCCGGAATCTCATGCGTAATTACTATTTGATTATAGAGAAAATTCAGAAAGAACAGCAACAGCTTAAAGATGCTGGTCAGCCCTATATTGATTTCCCCCGCATCCGTTTCCATGATCTGCGGCACACTCATGCCACACTGCTGCTAAAGGCTGGTATACACCCTAAGATCGTCCAGGAGCGCCTAGGGCATTCATCAATCAATGTTACCCTAGACACATACTCCCACGTACTGCCGAATCTGCAGGAGGCAGTTTTAAGGAATATCGGCGACTCCATCACAGGAGATCGCAAGCCTGTTTTGGCGCCTGTTCTGGTAGAAGAATCTACCCCGAATGATACTTTAGTTGAATAA